The following proteins come from a genomic window of Dreissena polymorpha isolate Duluth1 chromosome 1, UMN_Dpol_1.0, whole genome shotgun sequence:
- the LOC127865102 gene encoding uncharacterized protein LOC127865102 isoform X1, translated as MAMRTNVVCLLLFMVSMHCENNMVASHNMIVTKREVKLINGLEITIKSELLKMHFSLERKPLQSVTMECRSPAMTMVQEQYPYAEYRWKHNSEMFRIQPMRMIYLREKLTINNLVPTDSGTYTCVMEPISGQHVVVAIYALTVGSLTQEVVENDDIVLDGYTKDFGKLYPKSIRYWNNPKGQRVYEKKALESRETVPKAGKATAGKWTCIVEDKDVPRKWTTVRVHVVIKPVPSMFVRARIYVKTHRNESIAIAACAIFVFVMVANCVLQLLERKQKRFQEEMENMKSVLGLKDKDEEDSDENIDDVTPLIANDKKNIV; from the exons ATGGCGATGCGGACGAATgtggtttgtttacttttatttatggTAAGCATGCACTGCGAGAATAATATGGTTGCATCGCATAACATGATCGTGACGAAACGGGAAGTCAAACTCATAAACGGTCTAGAGATAACCATAAAATCCGAGCTCCTCAAGATGCACTTCTCGCTAGAACGCAAACCACTGCAGAGCGTCACGATGGAGTGTCGCAGCCCGGCGATGACTATGGTACAAGAACAGTACCCGTATGCGGAGTACCGCTGGAAACACAACAGCGAGATGTTTCGGATACAGCCAATGAGGATG ATATACCTCCGTGAGAAGCTTACTATCAACAATCTGGTTCCCACAGATAGTGGCACGTACACGTGTGTGATGGAGCCAATATCCGGCCAGCACGTGGTGGTCGCAATCTACGCTCTGACAGTCGGCAGTCTCACACAAGAGGTTGTCGAGAACGACGACATAGTGCTCGACGGCTACACGAAGGACTTCGGAAAACTGTACCCAAAATCTATCCGATACTGGAACAATCCGAAGGGGCAAAGGGTGTATGAGAAAAAGGCATTGGAGAGCCGGGAGACCGTCCCGAAAGCTGGCAAGGCGACGGCCGGAAAATGGACCTGCATTGTGGAGGACAAGGATGTCCCGCGTAAGTGGACAACGGTGCGCGTGCACGTGGTCATCAAACCAGTCCCGTCGATGTTCGTAAGAGCGCGGATTTACGTCAAAACCCACCGGAACGAATCTATTGCTATAGCCGCGTGCgcaatatttgtgtttgttatggTGGCAAACTGTGTTCTGCAGCTGCTAGAAAGAAAACAGAAGCGGTTTCAGGAGGAGATGGAGAATATGAAATCGGTTCTTGGACTGAAAGACAAGGACGAAGAAGATTCCGATGAGAATATTGATGATGTCACGCCGCTGATTGCTAATGACaagaaaaacattgtttaa
- the LOC127865102 gene encoding uncharacterized protein LOC127865102 isoform X2, whose amino-acid sequence MAMRTNVVCLLLFMVSMHCENNMVASHNMIVTKREVKLINGLEITIKSELLKMHFSLERKPLQSVTMECRSPAMTMVQEQYPYAEYRWKHNSEMFRIQPMRMVGPEAGLIDSGTYTCVMEPISGQHVVVAIYALTVGSLTQEVVENDDIVLDGYTKDFGKLYPKSIRYWNNPKGQRVYEKKALESRETVPKAGKATAGKWTCIVEDKDVPRKWTTVRVHVVIKPVPSMFVRARIYVKTHRNESIAIAACAIFVFVMVANCVLQLLERKQKRFQEEMENMKSVLGLKDKDEEDSDENIDDVTPLIANDKKNIV is encoded by the exons ATGGCGATGCGGACGAATgtggtttgtttacttttatttatggTAAGCATGCACTGCGAGAATAATATGGTTGCATCGCATAACATGATCGTGACGAAACGGGAAGTCAAACTCATAAACGGTCTAGAGATAACCATAAAATCCGAGCTCCTCAAGATGCACTTCTCGCTAGAACGCAAACCACTGCAGAGCGTCACGATGGAGTGTCGCAGCCCGGCGATGACTATGGTACAAGAACAGTACCCGTATGCGGAGTACCGCTGGAAACACAACAGCGAGATGTTTCGGATACAGCCAATGAGGATGGTAGGCCCGGAGGCTGGATTGAttg ATAGTGGCACGTACACGTGTGTGATGGAGCCAATATCCGGCCAGCACGTGGTGGTCGCAATCTACGCTCTGACAGTCGGCAGTCTCACACAAGAGGTTGTCGAGAACGACGACATAGTGCTCGACGGCTACACGAAGGACTTCGGAAAACTGTACCCAAAATCTATCCGATACTGGAACAATCCGAAGGGGCAAAGGGTGTATGAGAAAAAGGCATTGGAGAGCCGGGAGACCGTCCCGAAAGCTGGCAAGGCGACGGCCGGAAAATGGACCTGCATTGTGGAGGACAAGGATGTCCCGCGTAAGTGGACAACGGTGCGCGTGCACGTGGTCATCAAACCAGTCCCGTCGATGTTCGTAAGAGCGCGGATTTACGTCAAAACCCACCGGAACGAATCTATTGCTATAGCCGCGTGCgcaatatttgtgtttgttatggTGGCAAACTGTGTTCTGCAGCTGCTAGAAAGAAAACAGAAGCGGTTTCAGGAGGAGATGGAGAATATGAAATCGGTTCTTGGACTGAAAGACAAGGACGAAGAAGATTCCGATGAGAATATTGATGATGTCACGCCGCTGATTGCTAATGACaagaaaaacattgtttaa